The following are from one region of the Marinomonas sp. CT5 genome:
- a CDS encoding BCCT family transporter, which produces MTNSQKTATGAILLPVFIPTVIVTLFLIAGTLSNPELAGQAFQSALSWVTQTFGWFYMLATAIFLVFLVCVGFSSWGNIRLGPDHGDPEYSFPAWFAMLFSAGYGIALLFFGVAEPVLHFSQPPNATAETIGAAREAMQIAYFHWGLHIWGIYGLMGLVLAYFAFRHGLPLSVRSALYPLIGDRIYGPIGHVVDVFAILGTLFGLATTLGLSVTQINAGLHYLWEDIPINSTVQIIAIGLITLAAIGSVIAGMDKGVKNLSILNMALAVFIMVIVFFVGPSIHILDAFVQNTGAYLSNIVERTFNLQAYTQSDWIGNWTLFIFAWTIAWAPFVGLFIAKISRGRTIRQFIFGVLAVPTLFTFLWFSIFGDTALYLIMEQGKDVLIGEVQADHSVALFQFYDLLPWSTFLSVVTVFLIITFFVTSSDSGSLVVDSLASGGALETPIWQRVFWASLEGVIAATLLLAGGLGALQTMSILAALPFAVIMLLAAMGLWRALVIEGHRGAAVEAAATPGRAFSHEGSWRKRLSTLFKFPGEAKVTHFIKDVVEPAMEEVQKELAIHGWKANITKEKNGVTFQLERDERLDFFYQVVATEHEIPEAHSDYSKYDTHWQADVYIRNGALGYELYGCSQDEVIRDLIDQLEQYFNFVDAAPGQLPWNAVP; this is translated from the coding sequence ATGACCAATTCACAAAAGACTGCAACTGGTGCGATATTGTTACCAGTATTTATTCCCACCGTTATTGTTACATTATTTCTCATTGCCGGAACCCTAAGTAATCCAGAGCTTGCTGGGCAGGCATTTCAAAGTGCTTTGTCATGGGTAACCCAGACCTTTGGTTGGTTCTATATGCTAGCGACGGCGATTTTTCTTGTGTTTCTTGTCTGCGTTGGATTCAGTAGTTGGGGAAATATCCGTTTAGGGCCGGATCATGGTGATCCGGAATACAGTTTCCCTGCTTGGTTTGCGATGCTGTTTTCCGCCGGTTACGGTATCGCTTTGCTTTTCTTCGGCGTGGCTGAGCCGGTGTTGCACTTTTCTCAACCACCTAATGCGACAGCAGAAACCATTGGGGCGGCTCGCGAAGCCATGCAAATTGCCTACTTTCATTGGGGCTTACATATTTGGGGGATTTACGGCCTGATGGGGCTTGTACTTGCTTATTTTGCATTTCGTCATGGTTTGCCTTTGTCTGTACGTTCGGCGCTTTATCCTCTGATTGGTGATCGTATCTATGGTCCTATTGGTCATGTGGTCGATGTGTTTGCCATTCTTGGTACCTTGTTTGGTTTGGCTACGACGCTGGGTTTATCGGTCACGCAAATCAATGCGGGTTTGCATTACCTTTGGGAAGACATTCCGATTAATTCTACGGTACAAATCATCGCCATTGGGTTGATTACGCTTGCCGCGATTGGTTCTGTTATTGCGGGTATGGATAAAGGGGTCAAAAACCTATCGATTTTGAACATGGCTTTGGCTGTTTTCATTATGGTTATTGTGTTCTTTGTAGGACCAAGCATTCATATCCTTGATGCTTTTGTTCAAAACACAGGGGCCTACCTGAGTAATATTGTAGAACGTACGTTTAACCTACAGGCTTACACGCAAAGCGATTGGATTGGTAACTGGACACTGTTCATCTTTGCTTGGACCATTGCTTGGGCACCATTTGTCGGTTTGTTTATTGCCAAGATTAGTCGTGGTCGAACAATTCGTCAGTTTATTTTTGGTGTGCTTGCGGTGCCGACCTTGTTTACTTTCCTGTGGTTTTCCATCTTTGGCGACACCGCGCTGTATTTGATCATGGAACAGGGTAAAGATGTCTTGATTGGTGAAGTACAGGCGGATCACTCAGTTGCCTTATTCCAGTTTTATGACTTGCTACCTTGGTCGACTTTCTTATCTGTCGTCACGGTTTTCTTGATTATTACTTTCTTTGTTACTTCGTCGGATTCAGGCTCTTTAGTGGTTGATTCATTGGCCTCTGGTGGTGCACTAGAAACACCGATTTGGCAGCGTGTTTTCTGGGCGTCTCTTGAAGGTGTCATTGCCGCTACCTTGCTGTTGGCTGGTGGCTTGGGTGCCTTGCAAACGATGAGTATTCTGGCCGCCTTACCTTTTGCGGTGATTATGCTATTAGCCGCCATGGGCTTGTGGCGAGCCTTGGTGATTGAAGGTCATCGCGGTGCCGCAGTAGAAGCCGCAGCGACTCCTGGCCGAGCTTTCAGCCATGAAGGCAGCTGGCGCAAGCGCTTAAGTACACTGTTTAAATTTCCTGGCGAAGCTAAGGTGACGCATTTCATTAAAGATGTGGTTGAGCCGGCGATGGAAGAGGTTCAAAAAGAGTTGGCGATTCATGGTTGGAAAGCCAACATCACGAAAGAAAAAAATGGCGTTACTTTCCAGTTGGAGCGTGATGAAAGATTAGACTTCTTTTATCAAGTGGTTGCCACAGAGCATGAAATACCAGAAGCACACAGTGATTATTCGAAATACGATACGCACTGGCAAGCCGATGTGTATATTCGCAATGGGGCGCTGGGTTATGAGCTTTACGGTTGCAGTCAAGATGAGGTAATACGTGATCTTATTGATCAGCTAGAGCAGTATTTCAACTTTGTTGATGCCGCTCCAGGACAGTTACCTTGGAATGCTGTTCCCTAG
- the thrS gene encoding threonine--tRNA ligase: MKTHRELAEQLDLFHSEEQAPGMIFWHFNGWHLFQKIQQHMRLCYRQYGFKEVRTPQFMKKELWHTSGHMDMYAQDMFFGGEQGGSQEYALKPMSCPAHILLYKRGVHSYRDLPLRLFEFGLVHRNESSGSLNGCLRLRQFTQDDAHVFCAWSQAQQEVRQFLKRAKQIYQDYGYQALEVKISTKPEKALGDDASWVRAEAILKAACEEENVPFDIQVGEGAFYGPKIELALEGAIGRIWQCGTVQLDFNLPERFALECNNEQGEWDRPIILHQAVYGSIERWIGILLEVYQGVLPEWIHPQPVAIVSVNDSVLDYANKVRANLEEKGFNVHCEFGDHSVGRKIKRGFELKIPNIVIIGDQEVKSETVSVRRGKKVEVMEEAALGLFLMAKQHE, encoded by the coding sequence ATGAAAACTCATCGCGAATTAGCGGAACAACTCGACTTATTTCATTCAGAAGAACAGGCTCCAGGAATGATCTTTTGGCATTTCAATGGCTGGCATTTGTTTCAAAAAATTCAACAACACATGCGTCTTTGCTACCGCCAATATGGCTTTAAAGAGGTACGTACTCCACAATTCATGAAAAAAGAGCTTTGGCATACTTCAGGTCATATGGATATGTATGCACAAGACATGTTTTTTGGAGGGGAACAGGGAGGCAGTCAAGAGTACGCGCTTAAGCCTATGTCTTGTCCGGCGCATATTCTACTGTATAAGCGAGGTGTTCATAGTTATCGGGACCTACCGCTTAGGTTATTTGAATTTGGTTTGGTTCATCGTAATGAATCATCTGGCTCGTTAAATGGCTGCTTGCGTTTGCGTCAGTTTACTCAAGATGATGCTCATGTATTTTGTGCTTGGTCTCAGGCTCAGCAAGAAGTACGACAGTTTTTGAAACGAGCTAAGCAAATTTATCAGGATTATGGCTACCAAGCCTTGGAAGTGAAAATCTCAACAAAGCCAGAAAAAGCTTTAGGCGATGACGCTTCTTGGGTACGAGCAGAGGCTATTTTGAAAGCGGCTTGTGAGGAGGAAAATGTGCCTTTTGACATTCAAGTTGGAGAAGGGGCGTTTTATGGACCCAAGATTGAATTAGCTCTAGAAGGCGCGATTGGACGTATTTGGCAATGTGGCACAGTCCAGCTGGATTTTAATTTACCTGAGCGTTTTGCATTGGAATGTAATAACGAACAAGGGGAATGGGATCGCCCAATTATTTTGCATCAAGCTGTTTATGGTTCGATAGAACGCTGGATAGGTATCTTATTAGAGGTTTATCAAGGAGTTTTGCCTGAATGGATTCATCCTCAGCCTGTTGCGATTGTCAGTGTGAATGATTCGGTTTTGGACTATGCAAATAAGGTGCGAGCTAACTTAGAAGAAAAGGGATTTAATGTACATTGTGAATTTGGTGATCATTCGGTTGGTCGTAAAATTAAACGAGGCTTTGAGCTTAAAATCCCTAATATCGTTATTATTGGTGATCAGGAAGTAAAATCAGAGACAGTTTCCGTACGTCGAGGAAAAAAGGTCGAAGTGATGGAGGAAGCGGCACTCGGATTATTCTTAATGGCAAAGCAACATGAGTAA
- a CDS encoding LysR family transcriptional regulator, which produces MRDLPINLLRTFMVVADTLNLTEAAKQLHKAPSTVSMQLNRLEDLIANPLMERGQHGVRLTAVGVQLKAHAQQLLNLHDQIVGSFQNIDISGVVRLGTHDQYASRTLAPILQDFILSYPEAELEAFCDYRPDYLVDLLEKGKLDIALVEMLADTEGGVRLRRDELVWVGSKDHFVHTQAVLPLVVFAKGCKHREYACEAMDAANIPYRIAFTSQSRSGVIAAVRAGIGIAIVPYHTVEDDLLIHNDLPPLPDMEVTLFTSSKANEATRRLEKIIVENSVFNSQITGIRY; this is translated from the coding sequence ATGCGAGATTTGCCTATAAATTTACTCCGTACTTTCATGGTTGTGGCTGACACTCTGAACCTGACAGAGGCCGCAAAACAGCTGCATAAAGCCCCTTCTACGGTGAGTATGCAACTCAATCGGTTGGAAGATTTGATTGCCAATCCGCTGATGGAACGTGGACAACATGGCGTACGATTGACCGCGGTTGGGGTACAGTTGAAAGCTCATGCTCAGCAGCTTTTAAATCTTCATGACCAAATCGTCGGATCGTTTCAAAACATAGATATTAGTGGTGTTGTTCGACTTGGCACCCATGATCAATACGCAAGTCGAACACTTGCTCCCATTTTGCAGGATTTCATCCTGAGCTATCCCGAAGCGGAACTGGAAGCATTCTGCGATTATCGTCCTGATTATCTGGTAGATTTGCTGGAAAAAGGCAAACTGGATATCGCCCTTGTAGAAATGCTTGCCGATACAGAAGGCGGTGTTCGTCTACGTCGAGACGAGCTAGTTTGGGTCGGTTCAAAAGATCATTTCGTTCATACTCAAGCGGTACTTCCATTAGTGGTGTTTGCCAAAGGCTGTAAACATCGTGAATACGCTTGTGAAGCAATGGATGCCGCAAATATCCCTTATCGTATAGCCTTTACAAGTCAGAGCCGATCAGGGGTGATTGCGGCAGTTCGTGCCGGCATTGGTATTGCCATCGTTCCCTATCATACCGTTGAAGATGATCTCCTTATCCATAATGATCTTCCGCCTCTTCCTGACATGGAAGTGACACTGTTTACATCCAGCAAAGCCAACGAGGCCACACGTCGCTTAGAAAAAATTATTGTAGAAAACTCGGTGTTTAATTCTCAGATAACCGGCATTAGATATTAA
- a CDS encoding MFS transporter, translating into MRIPITFGFNQVISHGFGLFLFAALVPTMQGSVDINSWHLALSGALTQVSYLVGAMLLGVIGPRLDSGRLLLVTGTLTTSLLFTMAWLDNTTTMIFVLTIMAASAAISWGSIVELVTRYGRADRTATNLSIASSGTAWGYSVNGLIILLIVPLLGWRSGWMAASVLGLITLLATYSLLKSVRSQAQDQDIDVTFAMGTRQLFKTVLRERTAFLACFILLLVGASSITFTTWLNTYLAELSLPPALGGYTWGIIGLTGMVAGFLIGKIADKKGPSVALLGIFSIFALGLLAFTYRPAQFVMVAGFGYGMMYFPIWGIIAGWVSKQYSSKATMQINGIGMVAFGLGGALGNVFAGMIYDATGSLSNVYMLICGLGVVLFVLAMYIFLHERQSQKPHADSFLQPEI; encoded by the coding sequence ATGCGTATTCCAATTACATTTGGCTTTAATCAAGTCATTAGCCACGGATTTGGTCTTTTTTTGTTCGCCGCATTGGTACCGACAATGCAAGGCTCTGTTGATATTAATAGCTGGCATCTCGCTCTCTCTGGTGCTCTAACGCAGGTATCCTATTTAGTTGGTGCCATGCTATTGGGGGTGATCGGCCCGCGTTTAGACTCTGGACGCTTGTTATTGGTCACTGGCACCTTGACCACGTCTCTGCTCTTTACCATGGCTTGGCTTGATAACACGACCACCATGATTTTTGTTCTCACAATTATGGCGGCAAGCGCGGCGATTAGTTGGGGCTCGATAGTCGAGTTGGTCACACGCTATGGTCGAGCTGATCGGACAGCCACCAACCTATCTATTGCTTCAAGTGGCACGGCATGGGGTTATAGTGTTAACGGCCTGATTATTTTGCTCATTGTTCCACTACTAGGCTGGCGTAGTGGTTGGATGGCGGCATCAGTACTTGGGCTTATTACCTTATTAGCTACCTATAGTTTGCTTAAAAGTGTTCGCTCGCAGGCACAAGATCAAGACATTGATGTGACTTTTGCTATGGGGACACGACAGTTATTTAAAACGGTATTGCGTGAGCGTACCGCGTTTCTGGCTTGCTTTATCTTATTATTAGTGGGTGCTTCAAGCATAACATTTACAACTTGGCTAAATACCTATTTGGCGGAACTGTCGCTACCACCCGCATTGGGCGGCTACACTTGGGGAATTATTGGCTTAACCGGCATGGTTGCGGGGTTTTTAATCGGCAAAATAGCGGATAAAAAGGGGCCTAGTGTCGCACTGTTAGGGATTTTTTCGATCTTCGCCTTGGGGCTATTGGCTTTTACTTATCGTCCTGCTCAGTTTGTTATGGTCGCCGGTTTTGGCTACGGCATGATGTATTTTCCGATTTGGGGCATTATCGCCGGTTGGGTCAGCAAACAATATTCGTCTAAAGCGACGATGCAGATTAATGGCATTGGTATGGTTGCTTTTGGTCTAGGCGGTGCGTTAGGTAATGTGTTTGCAGGGATGATCTACGATGCAACAGGCAGCTTATCTAATGTGTATATGCTGATTTGTGGATTGGGTGTCGTGTTATTTGTATTGGCAATGTATATTTTCTTGCATGAACGTCAATCTCAAAAGCCACATGCCGACAGCTTCTTACAACCAGAAATTTGA
- a CDS encoding PA2169 family four-helix-bundle protein yields the protein MQTQTAHAHHITDIIKVMNGGIEFYQEAKTKLDDTTYNAFFDRMIGAKSEAVAELQPFAVDQQGEVETDADNLVKARQAYTKLISKISSEPTSFTYVDQLEEVEDKVLEELDLALERNQPQDCEVTLRRVKVRMKECHDEMKALQVAAQH from the coding sequence ATGCAAACTCAAACTGCACATGCCCACCACATTACAGACATTATTAAAGTAATGAACGGCGGTATCGAATTCTACCAAGAAGCGAAAACGAAATTAGACGATACAACGTACAACGCCTTTTTTGATCGTATGATAGGCGCTAAATCTGAAGCGGTTGCTGAGCTACAGCCTTTTGCCGTTGATCAGCAGGGTGAAGTGGAAACGGATGCCGATAACCTAGTTAAAGCACGCCAAGCTTACACTAAACTGATCTCAAAAATTTCCAGTGAACCGACCTCTTTCACCTATGTGGATCAACTGGAAGAAGTGGAAGATAAAGTGCTAGAAGAGCTAGATTTAGCACTAGAAAGAAACCAACCTCAAGATTGTGAGGTCACTCTACGCCGCGTGAAGGTTAGAATGAAAGAGTGCCACGATGAAATGAAAGCATTACAAGTCGCTGCTCAGCACTAA
- a CDS encoding oleate hydratase, whose protein sequence is MSYEDISTFTISTTAPEGFEHEPDGTRDYWHHKALNTLPPYDFIAPYARHKPLPTPGIKNRKAWIIGGGIGGLAAAFYLIRDAHMPAENITILEEMAVEGGSMDGAGNPEEGYIIRGGREMNWNYDTLWDLFQDVPAVELPEGYSILDEYRLINDNDPNYSDARLMHKCGKLLNAKDFGLSKSQQWELIRLMLKRKEELDDISIEDYFSDGFLKTHFWFLFRSMFAFKNCHSLLETKLYLHRFLDSIDGFADMSALVFPKYNQYDTFIKPLADMLRGKGVHFQFGTRVEDLDINFSGEKKTVTGIRAVVIKDGQEEAKHIHVGLGDLVFALTGSMTEHTAYGDMDTTPELTCDKQDPGENSGWTLWKNLAQKSPVFGKPEKFYGDVDKSIWESATLTCRPSPLVDKLKTLSVNDPYSGRSVTGGIITITDSNWLLSVTCNRQPHFPDQPADTLVLWVYGLLMDKKGNRIQKTMAQCNGKEILTELCYHLGIEDQLDEVVDKTKVRLALMPYITAQFMTRAAGDRPHAVPEGCTNLGLIGQFVETRNDIIFTMEASIRTARIGVYKLLNIPKQVPDISPTQYDIRNLIKGARALNSGQPFMGERLLHRLLDKTYFAHILPPLPESEETQQSRFEEEMYELLGKGSTVMHKLGNWIVKLRESFSKESK, encoded by the coding sequence ATGAGTTATGAAGACATTTCGACCTTTACTATTTCTACAACGGCCCCTGAAGGCTTTGAGCATGAACCAGATGGCACCCGCGACTATTGGCACCATAAGGCATTAAATACCTTGCCTCCTTACGATTTTATTGCCCCTTATGCGCGCCACAAGCCTTTACCAACCCCAGGTATTAAAAACCGTAAAGCATGGATTATTGGTGGAGGTATTGGTGGTCTGGCCGCGGCGTTTTACCTCATTCGTGACGCCCATATGCCAGCAGAAAATATCACTATCTTGGAAGAGATGGCAGTGGAAGGCGGTTCAATGGACGGCGCGGGTAATCCTGAAGAAGGTTATATCATCCGCGGTGGCCGTGAAATGAATTGGAACTACGACACTTTATGGGACTTATTTCAAGATGTGCCTGCCGTTGAGCTGCCTGAAGGTTATTCCATCCTTGATGAGTATCGTCTTATCAATGATAACGACCCAAACTATTCTGACGCTCGCTTAATGCATAAATGTGGCAAATTGTTGAATGCAAAAGATTTTGGTCTTAGCAAATCTCAGCAATGGGAATTGATTCGTTTAATGCTAAAACGAAAGGAAGAACTAGATGACATTAGCATAGAAGATTACTTCAGTGACGGTTTCTTAAAAACCCATTTTTGGTTTCTTTTCCGCTCCATGTTTGCTTTTAAAAATTGTCATAGTTTGTTAGAAACAAAGCTCTATCTGCATCGATTCCTCGATTCTATTGACGGCTTTGCTGATATGTCCGCTTTGGTTTTTCCTAAGTACAACCAATACGATACCTTTATCAAACCCTTGGCCGACATGTTACGTGGGAAAGGCGTGCATTTTCAGTTTGGCACGCGAGTGGAAGACCTAGATATTAACTTCTCTGGTGAGAAAAAAACGGTCACTGGTATTCGTGCCGTTGTCATCAAGGATGGACAAGAAGAAGCCAAGCATATTCATGTGGGACTCGGTGATTTGGTCTTTGCCCTCACTGGTTCAATGACAGAGCATACTGCCTATGGCGATATGGACACCACACCAGAACTAACTTGCGATAAGCAGGACCCGGGAGAAAACAGTGGCTGGACCCTGTGGAAAAATCTGGCGCAAAAATCGCCTGTCTTCGGTAAACCAGAAAAATTCTACGGAGACGTGGATAAATCGATCTGGGAATCAGCTACCTTAACTTGTCGGCCGTCTCCTCTTGTCGACAAGCTGAAAACTTTGTCCGTCAATGACCCTTACTCTGGTCGCTCTGTCACTGGTGGTATCATCACAATCACCGACTCCAACTGGCTATTGAGTGTGACTTGCAATCGTCAGCCACACTTCCCAGACCAACCAGCTGATACCTTAGTACTTTGGGTTTATGGATTATTGATGGATAAAAAAGGCAATCGAATCCAAAAAACTATGGCGCAATGTAATGGCAAAGAGATTTTAACAGAACTTTGCTACCACCTTGGCATCGAAGACCAGCTTGATGAGGTTGTTGACAAAACTAAGGTTCGCCTTGCTTTGATGCCCTACATCACCGCTCAATTTATGACTCGTGCCGCTGGTGACCGTCCTCATGCTGTACCAGAAGGTTGTACTAATTTAGGTTTGATCGGGCAGTTTGTAGAAACTCGCAACGACATTATATTCACCATGGAAGCTTCTATTCGTACAGCTCGTATTGGTGTGTATAAGTTACTTAATATTCCTAAGCAAGTTCCCGATATTAGCCCTACTCAATACGACATTCGGAACCTGATTAAAGGTGCCAGAGCCCTTAACAGTGGTCAGCCATTTATGGGAGAACGATTACTCCATCGCTTGCTCGACAAAACCTACTTTGCACACATTTTGCCTCCATTGCCAGAATCAGAAGAAACCCAGCAATCTCGGTTTGAAGAGGAAATGTACGAGCTACTTGGTAAAGGCAGTACAGTGATGCATAAACTTGGCAATTGGATCGTTAAACTACGAGAGAGTTTTTCAAAAGAAAGTAAGTAA
- a CDS encoding diacylglycerol kinase family protein: MFKPSYYLLITAVFVLLVIMTSNVYFQLAWAWLALSFFTVSLAYLLNKPTIFRKRSDGTVPIYIRWIFMPFLWSTQLYNSWARSTDSVPALQKIDDGLYLARRLFPSDIHQIKGENINAVLDVTAEFSSLNWMSYQADVDYLNVPILDHSVPSDTQIHRALNWIHTHRKTGRSVVIHCALGRGRSVFIMAAYLLSQNPKSTPSEIMDKIREIRKTARLNKRQFKYLKRALDNKLLVVQNSAWLIANPVSGTRQWEEQEDVILRYLSAYFDVTVKTTTPEINGTALAKEAVKASPDLVIACGGDGTVTEVAAALVGTNIRLGIIPFGTANALSHVLCGTMSKIAPLETICLNLIDGCEQRIDTATCNGELMLLLAGVGFEQQMIEKADRTKKNSSGQLAYLQGLWEAIGQNEVNEFTVQLNDEEPFTIKTPSLTIANAAPVTTLLAQGKGVPNIMDGELDLTWLDPERMQILNLAELAMLGMGDRNEDSEAEEGNNGIFHRSAQRVTVDISQVGHYVVDGEERQADKLEVVVNPSSLSVIVPESVIS, from the coding sequence TTGTTTAAACCAAGTTACTATTTATTGATTACAGCGGTTTTCGTTTTGTTGGTTATCATGACCAGCAATGTCTATTTTCAATTAGCTTGGGCATGGTTAGCCCTGTCTTTTTTTACTGTCAGTCTGGCCTACCTTCTAAATAAACCCACGATCTTCCGTAAACGTTCCGATGGTACGGTACCTATTTATATTCGCTGGATATTTATGCCGTTCTTATGGAGTACACAGCTTTATAATAGCTGGGCAAGAAGCACCGATTCGGTTCCAGCACTGCAAAAAATAGACGATGGTCTTTATCTTGCGCGACGTTTGTTCCCTTCAGATATTCACCAAATCAAGGGTGAAAATATCAACGCGGTATTAGATGTGACAGCCGAATTCAGCTCGTTAAATTGGATGTCTTATCAAGCGGATGTGGATTATTTAAACGTTCCGATTCTTGATCATTCGGTGCCTTCTGACACGCAGATACATCGCGCACTCAACTGGATACACACGCACCGCAAAACAGGTCGTTCTGTGGTCATACATTGTGCGCTGGGTCGTGGTCGATCCGTCTTTATCATGGCGGCCTATTTGCTCAGCCAGAATCCTAAGTCCACTCCCAGTGAGATCATGGATAAAATACGCGAGATACGCAAAACAGCCCGTTTAAATAAACGCCAATTTAAATATTTAAAACGCGCCTTGGATAACAAGCTTCTGGTGGTTCAAAACTCAGCATGGCTAATCGCTAATCCAGTATCTGGAACGCGCCAGTGGGAAGAACAAGAAGACGTAATATTGCGTTATTTATCCGCCTACTTTGATGTCACAGTGAAAACTACAACACCAGAAATAAACGGCACAGCACTAGCGAAAGAAGCCGTCAAAGCCTCACCCGATTTGGTCATTGCTTGCGGTGGCGATGGCACAGTGACGGAAGTCGCTGCGGCACTGGTTGGCACGAATATTAGATTGGGCATTATTCCATTTGGCACCGCCAATGCGTTAAGCCATGTTTTGTGCGGCACTATGTCAAAAATCGCGCCTCTAGAAACCATTTGTTTGAACCTGATCGATGGCTGCGAACAACGCATTGATACCGCAACCTGTAATGGCGAATTAATGCTTTTACTGGCAGGCGTTGGCTTTGAGCAACAAATGATAGAAAAAGCCGACCGTACTAAAAAGAATTCCAGTGGACAACTTGCCTATTTACAAGGCTTATGGGAAGCCATCGGACAAAATGAAGTCAACGAATTTACCGTGCAGCTTAACGATGAAGAGCCCTTCACAATTAAAACGCCCAGCTTAACCATCGCCAATGCCGCTCCGGTCACCACTTTACTGGCTCAAGGCAAAGGCGTGCCAAATATCATGGATGGCGAATTGGATTTAACTTGGTTAGACCCAGAGCGCATGCAAATCTTAAACTTAGCGGAATTAGCCATGCTTGGCATGGGGGACCGTAATGAAGACAGCGAAGCAGAGGAAGGTAACAATGGTATCTTTCATCGCTCAGCACAGCGTGTGACAGTCGATATCAGTCAAGTGGGACATTACGTTGTGGACGGTGAAGAACGCCAAGCAGATAAGCTAGAGGTAGTTGTTAACCCGAGCTCTTTAAGTGTGATCGTGCCAGAGTCCGTAATCAGTTAA